The Hemibagrus wyckioides isolate EC202008001 linkage group LG15, SWU_Hwy_1.0, whole genome shotgun sequence genome window below encodes:
- the tmem269 gene encoding transmembrane protein 269 isoform X2, whose product MVMGMASILSSLNGHHYAACWLVLIGYLLDLADGAVARQLNACSALGAKLDDFADFTTFGIATSLLLRTPNILDNVLCMCYMLSVFIRLCFFSSGIPFMYRGLPCIYSSAILACLSLLTGGNMAVLRLTALAMIVFMGSHTLYPHDRVLESQAWKKVVYAGGIIMVFCSSFPPVCLYYLLWSVSYILFPMSLWSCKV is encoded by the exons ATGGTCATGGGGATGGCCTCCATTCTCAGCAGTCTCAATGG GCACCATTATGCTGCATGTTGGCTGGTGCTGATTGGTTACCTGCTGGATTTGGCAGATGGTGCGGTTGCCAGGCAACTGAACGCTTGCTCAGCACTGG GAGCCAAACTGGATGATTTTGCTGATTTCACAACTTTTGGTATAGCGACTTCGTTGCTTTTAAGGACCCCCAACATCCTGGACAATGTCCTCTGCATGTGCTACATGCTGTCTGTGTTTATTCGACTTTGTTTCTTCTCCAGTG GCATTCCTTTCATGTATCGTGGCCTGCCGTGCATCTACTCTTCCGCAATTCTCGCCTGCCTGTCTCTCCTCACTGGAGGGAACATGGCTGTTCTCCGGCTCACTGCTCTGGCCATGATCGTCTTCATGGGCAGCCATACTCTTTACCCTCATGACCGGGTGCTGGAGTCACAGGCCTGGAAAAAGGTGGTCTATGCTGGAG GTATTATTATGGTCTTCTGCTCTTCATTCCCtcctgtgtgtctgtactaTCTGCTATGGTCAGTGTCCTACATTTTGTTCCCAATGTCCCTATGGAGCTGTAAAGTGTAA
- the tmem269 gene encoding transmembrane protein 269 isoform X1 — translation MILLTPSSGFFQSTSKLFLSERASWVQLKEFARKNAANALSVANMVMGMASILSSLNGHHYAACWLVLIGYLLDLADGAVARQLNACSALGAKLDDFADFTTFGIATSLLLRTPNILDNVLCMCYMLSVFIRLCFFSSGIPFMYRGLPCIYSSAILACLSLLTGGNMAVLRLTALAMIVFMGSHTLYPHDRVLESQAWKKVVYAGGIIMVFCSSFPPVCLYYLLWSVSYILFPMSLWSCKV, via the exons ATGATCCTGCTAACTCCATCCTCTG GCTTTTTCCAGAGCACCAGCAAACTGTTCCTAAGCGAACGGGCCAGTTGGGTCCAGCTCAAAGAGTTCGCTCGCAAAAATGCAGCCAATGCCCTGTCTGTTGCCAACATGGTCATGGGGATGGCCTCCATTCTCAGCAGTCTCAATGG GCACCATTATGCTGCATGTTGGCTGGTGCTGATTGGTTACCTGCTGGATTTGGCAGATGGTGCGGTTGCCAGGCAACTGAACGCTTGCTCAGCACTGG GAGCCAAACTGGATGATTTTGCTGATTTCACAACTTTTGGTATAGCGACTTCGTTGCTTTTAAGGACCCCCAACATCCTGGACAATGTCCTCTGCATGTGCTACATGCTGTCTGTGTTTATTCGACTTTGTTTCTTCTCCAGTG GCATTCCTTTCATGTATCGTGGCCTGCCGTGCATCTACTCTTCCGCAATTCTCGCCTGCCTGTCTCTCCTCACTGGAGGGAACATGGCTGTTCTCCGGCTCACTGCTCTGGCCATGATCGTCTTCATGGGCAGCCATACTCTTTACCCTCATGACCGGGTGCTGGAGTCACAGGCCTGGAAAAAGGTGGTCTATGCTGGAG GTATTATTATGGTCTTCTGCTCTTCATTCCCtcctgtgtgtctgtactaTCTGCTATGGTCAGTGTCCTACATTTTGTTCCCAATGTCCCTATGGAGCTGTAAAGTGTAA